Proteins from a genomic interval of Caulobacter rhizosphaerae:
- a CDS encoding glycoside hydrolase family 32 protein, translated as MLASMLGAALLAVAPAAVQAQTPAAQTAQDGAVYFAGEPEGIGDPNPYYENGVYSIFYLKNEGRHPWWMSQTSDLSTWSKPIEAVKVGEQGSPDVWTGSGSVIADPAGGYRLFYTGHDPNGAPMEVTMVARAASLAGPWAKDPKATFAGKPTYDQRDFRDPFVFWNPQAKAYWMVLASRQKFDAVIALYTSPDLVKWTAAAPLYSERSPLNLEVPDLFSEGDDWFIVFSDQREEYRLVRYLTAPKSDGKYEYGRLNGLDGRAFYAGRTAGSGRERLLFGWVAHKELHKDSRDLVWGGDLVAHAIRRAGPGVLAVSLPDAVAGQFSTERAKISLTQTLIGPADQALLAKADITVKPGDRFGVSFDAGKGGKSVLELDTAKGEAAFLYRGQGANAPRVAFPRTADGRYVVDLVIDPKRGLGVLYINRFRALSFRYYGVDKSDLALFADGGFSQLAGSVMVRAARKQGSGGSPP; from the coding sequence ATGCTCGCATCAATGCTCGGCGCGGCCCTGTTGGCCGTAGCGCCAGCGGCCGTTCAAGCCCAAACGCCCGCAGCACAGACCGCCCAGGACGGCGCGGTCTACTTCGCCGGCGAGCCTGAGGGGATCGGTGATCCCAATCCCTACTACGAGAACGGCGTCTATTCGATTTTCTACCTCAAGAACGAGGGGCGTCATCCCTGGTGGATGTCGCAGACGTCCGACCTGAGCACCTGGTCCAAGCCGATCGAGGCGGTCAAGGTCGGCGAGCAGGGCTCGCCCGACGTCTGGACGGGTAGCGGCAGCGTCATCGCCGATCCGGCCGGCGGCTATCGCCTCTTCTACACCGGGCACGACCCGAACGGCGCGCCCATGGAGGTGACCATGGTGGCCAGGGCGGCCAGCCTGGCCGGACCTTGGGCCAAGGATCCGAAGGCGACGTTCGCCGGCAAGCCGACCTATGATCAGCGGGACTTTCGCGACCCGTTCGTGTTCTGGAACCCCCAGGCCAAGGCCTATTGGATGGTCCTGGCGTCGCGCCAGAAGTTCGATGCGGTGATCGCCCTCTATACCTCGCCCGACCTCGTCAAATGGACCGCCGCCGCGCCGCTCTATTCGGAACGCTCGCCGCTGAATCTGGAAGTGCCCGACCTCTTCTCCGAGGGCGATGACTGGTTCATCGTCTTCTCCGATCAGCGCGAAGAATATCGACTGGTCCGGTATCTCACCGCGCCCAAAAGCGACGGCAAATATGAATATGGGCGCCTCAACGGCCTGGATGGGCGCGCCTTCTACGCGGGCAGGACGGCCGGCTCGGGACGTGAACGGCTGCTGTTCGGCTGGGTGGCGCACAAGGAGCTGCACAAGGACAGCCGGGACCTGGTCTGGGGCGGCGATCTGGTCGCGCATGCGATCCGTCGGGCAGGACCTGGCGTCCTGGCCGTCAGCTTGCCTGACGCCGTGGCAGGCCAGTTCTCCACCGAACGCGCCAAGATCTCCTTGACCCAAACCCTGATCGGTCCCGCCGACCAGGCGCTGCTGGCCAAGGCCGACATCACGGTCAAGCCGGGGGACCGCTTCGGCGTCAGCTTTGACGCGGGGAAGGGCGGCAAGAGCGTCTTGGAACTGGATACCGCCAAGGGCGAGGCCGCGTTCCTCTATCGTGGGCAAGGCGCGAACGCGCCGCGGGTGGCGTTTCCGCGAACGGCCGACGGCCGCTACGTGGTTGACCTGGTGATCGACCCGAAACGGGGCTTGGGGGTTCTTTACATCAACCGCTTTCGCGCCCTGAGCTTCCGGTACTACGGCGTCGACAAGTCGGACCTGGCGCTCTTCGCCGACGGCGGGTTCTCGCAACTGGCCGGGTCGGTCATGGTCCGCGCCGCGCGCAAGCAAGGCTCCGGGGGAAGCCCTCCGTGA
- a CDS encoding GntR family transcriptional regulator has translation MRSDPRRPLYRQLADMIRKIEAPHRGVRLPTERCLAQELRIARVTVRKALADLEREGIIQRRQGAGTYFASD, from the coding sequence ATGCGATCTGATCCCCGGCGTCCGCTCTATCGACAGCTGGCGGACATGATCCGCAAGATCGAAGCGCCCCATCGCGGCGTTCGGCTGCCGACCGAGCGGTGCTTGGCGCAAGAGCTCAGGATAGCGCGCGTGACGGTCCGCAAAGCTTTGGCGGATTTGGAGCGTGAGGGGATCATCCAGCGCAGGCAGGGAGCGGGAACCTATTTCGCCTCCGACTAG
- a CDS encoding ROK family protein: MAEPNLFGGIEAGGTKFLCGVADENGVVLDQIRIPTTTPDETLSAASAFFARAQGRHGPLAALSIGSFGPLSLRATAPDYGSITSTPKVGWSQIDLLGHFRQTLDVPMALDTDVNCAAVGELLFGSGRGLDTFCYVTIGTGIGVGLLIGGAPHGGANHPEAGHIRLPRAVGDQAFDGICPFHGDCLEGLASGPAIRARWGVPAEQLAPGHPAWGIIADYVAGLCASLTYIVRPDRIIIGGGVMQPVNMHEQVRASLERQLAGYDSSVAGLDMNTYVAAPSAGDSAGLTGALAMAYRMITRQWPMHWAIGAQQNAASTLAKVS; the protein is encoded by the coding sequence ATGGCGGAACCCAATCTGTTCGGCGGCATCGAAGCGGGCGGCACCAAGTTCTTGTGCGGCGTAGCCGACGAGAATGGCGTCGTGCTCGATCAGATCCGCATACCGACGACGACCCCGGATGAGACGCTGAGCGCGGCGAGCGCCTTCTTCGCTCGGGCCCAAGGGCGACATGGCCCGTTGGCGGCGCTGTCGATCGGCAGCTTCGGGCCGCTTTCCCTGCGCGCCACGGCCCCCGACTATGGCTCCATCACCTCCACCCCTAAGGTCGGCTGGAGCCAGATTGATCTGCTTGGTCACTTTCGCCAGACCTTGGATGTGCCCATGGCGCTGGACACCGACGTCAACTGCGCCGCGGTTGGGGAGCTGTTGTTCGGCAGCGGGCGTGGCCTCGACACCTTCTGCTACGTGACGATCGGCACCGGTATCGGGGTGGGCCTGCTGATCGGCGGGGCGCCGCATGGCGGGGCCAACCATCCGGAAGCGGGTCACATTCGTCTCCCGCGGGCTGTGGGAGACCAGGCCTTCGACGGCATCTGTCCGTTTCACGGCGACTGCCTGGAAGGCCTGGCCAGCGGGCCGGCCATTCGAGCCCGATGGGGCGTGCCGGCCGAGCAGCTTGCGCCTGGCCACCCGGCCTGGGGGATCATCGCCGACTACGTCGCCGGCCTCTGCGCCAGCCTGACCTACATCGTTCGCCCAGACCGGATCATCATCGGCGGCGGCGTCATGCAGCCGGTCAACATGCATGAGCAGGTTCGCGCGTCGCTGGAGCGCCAACTGGCCGGCTACGACTCCAGCGTCGCGGGCCTGGACATGAACACCTATGTCGCCGCGCCGAGCGCCGGCGACTCGGCGGGCCTGACCGGCGCCCTGGCCATGGCCTATCGCATGATCACCCGCCAATGGCCCATGCACTGGGCCATTGGCGCGCAACAGAACGCCGCTTCAACCCTCGCGAAGGTCTCCTGA
- a CDS encoding GNAT family N-acetyltransferase — protein MTALRIVPGDFDDTRVVALLGGHFAAMRSTAPEESCHVMPLDAMREADLDFFAAWDGEDLAGVGAVKRLDEGHGEIKSMHTAAAFRRRRVGQAILDHLLSHAAALGLSRLSLETGASDFFVAARALYARNGFSDCAPFGPYKSDPNSVFMTRCV, from the coding sequence ATGACCGCGCTCCGAATCGTCCCCGGCGACTTCGACGACACCAGAGTAGTCGCCCTATTAGGCGGCCACTTCGCCGCGATGCGCTCAACCGCTCCGGAGGAGAGTTGCCACGTCATGCCGCTGGACGCCATGCGGGAGGCCGATCTCGACTTCTTCGCCGCCTGGGACGGCGAGGACCTAGCCGGCGTGGGTGCAGTCAAGCGATTGGATGAGGGCCACGGCGAAATCAAGTCGATGCACACCGCTGCCGCCTTCCGGCGTCGTCGGGTCGGCCAAGCCATCCTGGACCATCTTCTGAGCCACGCGGCCGCGCTGGGCCTCTCACGTCTGAGCCTGGAGACCGGGGCCAGCGACTTCTTCGTCGCCGCCCGGGCCCTCTATGCCCGCAATGGCTTTTCGGATTGCGCGCCCTTTGGACCCTACAAGTCCGACCCGAACAGCGTCTTCATGACCCGTTGCGTCTGA
- a CDS encoding glycoside hydrolase family 32 protein, translating to MRRQLLAVALAALCTAPLAPSARAEEARPGYHFAPARNWNNDPNGLVYYEGEYHLFYQYNPYGDRWGHMSWGHAVSRDLVTWQELPVAIPETDVQAFSGGVVVDWNNTSGFGKDGRPPLVALFTGHNTKTRIQSQYLAYSNDQGRTWTTHGKVLDIGSTEFRDPKIFWHEATKRWVMLTVIAAENRVLVWTSGDLKSWTMASSFGPTGARGKNWECPDIFELPIEGGKPGEKRWVLAISLGDSSVNGGSGMQYFVGDFDGQRFTLDPSWTGDPQWLDWGADYYAAVTYNDLPKSDPRKIAIGWANNWRYANLIPTYPNRGLMSLPRSLSLHKTSEGYRLYQAPVAEAEALRRDHSSAEGLKLGEASQPLPVKGGRAELVIDLDTGSSQQVEIAIKDAQGYQTLVGVTAPTGEVYVDRTRSGPSFHEGFPDRHIAPVDLKGRKVKLHLFVDESIIELYVNDGARTITDRFFRGGGELSWSVSARGGEATIETLNAWTLSDPRKK from the coding sequence ATGCGCCGTCAACTTCTCGCCGTCGCGCTCGCCGCCCTCTGCACTGCGCCTTTGGCCCCGTCCGCCCGGGCGGAGGAAGCCCGTCCAGGCTACCACTTTGCGCCGGCGCGCAACTGGAACAACGATCCCAATGGCCTGGTCTATTACGAGGGCGAGTACCACCTGTTCTACCAGTACAATCCCTATGGCGACCGCTGGGGCCATATGAGCTGGGGCCACGCGGTCAGCCGCGACCTGGTTACCTGGCAGGAACTGCCGGTGGCGATCCCCGAAACCGACGTCCAAGCCTTCTCGGGCGGGGTGGTGGTCGACTGGAACAACACCAGCGGCTTTGGCAAGGATGGCCGGCCGCCCTTGGTGGCCCTCTTCACGGGCCACAACACCAAGACCCGCATCCAGTCGCAGTATCTGGCCTACAGCAACGACCAGGGCCGCACCTGGACTACCCACGGCAAGGTGCTCGACATCGGCTCGACGGAGTTTCGCGACCCGAAGATCTTCTGGCACGAGGCCACCAAGCGCTGGGTGATGCTGACCGTCATCGCCGCGGAGAACCGGGTGCTGGTCTGGACGTCCGGCGACCTGAAGAGCTGGACGATGGCCAGCAGCTTTGGGCCCACCGGCGCGCGCGGCAAGAATTGGGAATGTCCAGACATCTTCGAACTGCCGATCGAGGGCGGTAAGCCCGGCGAGAAGCGCTGGGTGCTGGCCATCAGCCTGGGCGATAGTTCGGTCAACGGCGGATCGGGGATGCAGTATTTCGTCGGCGACTTCGACGGCCAGCGTTTCACCCTAGACCCCAGCTGGACCGGTGATCCGCAATGGCTCGACTGGGGCGCCGACTACTATGCGGCGGTCACCTACAACGACCTGCCCAAGTCGGACCCGCGGAAGATCGCGATCGGCTGGGCCAACAACTGGCGCTACGCCAATCTGATCCCGACCTATCCCAATCGCGGCCTGATGAGCCTGCCGCGCTCGCTGTCCCTGCACAAGACATCGGAGGGATACCGCCTCTACCAGGCCCCGGTGGCGGAGGCGGAAGCGCTGCGGCGCGATCACAGCAGCGCCGAGGGCCTCAAGCTCGGCGAGGCGTCCCAGCCGCTACCCGTCAAGGGCGGTCGGGCTGAACTGGTTATCGATCTGGACACCGGCTCCAGCCAGCAGGTCGAGATCGCGATCAAGGACGCTCAAGGCTACCAGACCCTGGTCGGCGTCACCGCGCCAACGGGCGAGGTCTATGTCGACCGGACCCGTTCAGGCCCCAGTTTCCATGAGGGCTTCCCCGACCGCCACATCGCGCCGGTGGACCTCAAGGGGCGCAAGGTCAAGCTTCACCTGTTCGTCGATGAATCGATCATCGAGCTCTACGTGAACGACGGCGCGCGCACGATCACCGACCGGTTCTTCCGCGGCGGCGGCGAGCTTTCCTGGTCGGTCTCCGCGCGAGGCGGCGAGGCGACGATCGAGACGCTCAATGCGTGGACACTTTCGGATCCGCGCAAGAAATGA
- a CDS encoding sugar porter family MFS transporter encodes MVFSALGAALGGLLFGFDTAVISGATGALQSRFALSDGALGFTVASALIGTVIGSLIAGAPADRFGRKPMLLAVAICYVISSLGTGLAFDWYSLIGFRFLGGLAIGAASVVTPIYIAEVSPAHVRGRLVALNQLNIVLGILLAFLSNYAIASLAPADVAWRWMFGVVAVPSALFLVVTFILPDSPRWLVVQDRDEEARRVMARLGFHDPAGEVVQMRVAADRDASRAKPSLFQAAYSAPVGCAIAIAMFNQLSGINALLYYAPRIFELGGAGADSALLQSVAVGGTNLVFTILALFLIDRFGRKPLLYFGSVATAVALILVGLQLESAHPNGALVLLGLLGFIAAFAISQGAVIWVFISEVFPSAVRGKGQALGSTTHWVMAAAITWAFPVFAAHVGGWVFAFFGAMMLLQFFWVWKVMPETNGVALEDMDVRRVH; translated from the coding sequence ATGGTTTTCTCCGCTCTGGGGGCGGCTTTGGGCGGCCTGCTTTTCGGGTTCGACACCGCCGTCATCTCCGGCGCGACCGGGGCCTTGCAAAGCCGTTTCGCCTTGAGCGATGGCGCGCTGGGCTTCACCGTCGCCTCGGCCTTGATCGGCACGGTGATCGGCTCACTGATCGCCGGCGCCCCGGCCGACCGCTTTGGCCGCAAGCCCATGCTGCTGGCTGTGGCGATCTGCTACGTGATCTCGTCGCTGGGCACGGGCCTGGCTTTCGATTGGTACAGCCTGATCGGCTTTCGCTTCCTGGGCGGCCTAGCCATCGGCGCAGCCTCGGTCGTCACGCCGATCTACATCGCCGAGGTCTCGCCCGCCCATGTGCGTGGCCGCCTGGTGGCGCTCAACCAGCTCAACATCGTCCTGGGCATCCTGCTGGCGTTCCTGTCCAACTATGCGATCGCCAGCCTCGCGCCGGCCGATGTCGCCTGGCGCTGGATGTTCGGCGTCGTGGCCGTTCCCTCCGCGCTCTTCCTGGTAGTCACCTTCATCCTGCCTGACAGCCCGCGCTGGCTGGTGGTGCAAGACCGCGATGAGGAAGCCCGCCGCGTCATGGCGCGTCTGGGCTTCCACGATCCGGCCGGCGAAGTGGTGCAAATGCGCGTGGCGGCCGATCGCGATGCGAGCAGGGCCAAGCCGAGCCTCTTCCAGGCGGCCTATTCGGCGCCGGTGGGCTGCGCCATCGCCATCGCCATGTTCAATCAGCTCTCGGGCATCAATGCGCTGCTCTACTACGCGCCGCGCATCTTCGAACTGGGCGGGGCAGGGGCCGACAGCGCCCTGCTGCAGTCGGTGGCCGTGGGCGGGACCAACCTGGTCTTCACCATCCTGGCGCTGTTCCTGATCGATCGCTTCGGCCGCAAGCCGCTGCTCTATTTCGGCTCTGTGGCGACTGCGGTGGCCCTGATTCTTGTGGGGCTGCAGTTGGAGAGCGCTCATCCCAACGGCGCGCTGGTGCTTCTGGGCCTGTTGGGCTTCATCGCCGCCTTCGCCATCTCGCAAGGCGCGGTGATCTGGGTGTTCATCTCGGAAGTCTTTCCCAGCGCCGTGCGCGGCAAGGGCCAGGCGCTGGGCAGCACCACCCATTGGGTGATGGCCGCCGCGATCACCTGGGCGTTCCCGGTCTTCGCCGCCCATGTCGGCGGCTGGGTCTTCGCCTTCTTCGGCGCGATGATGCTGCTGCAGTTTTTCTGGGTCTGGAAGGTGATGCCTGAGACTAACGGCGTCGCGCTCGAGGACATGGACGTTCGGAGGGTCCATTGA
- a CDS encoding TonB-dependent receptor: MPRTIRALFCSASLVSLLAVSPAFAQQTDDKPAKPVDDSTVEEVVVTGFRAALGSAQEVKRNSDAMVDAIVSEDIGKLPDNNASEALSRVVGVQVTRYNDEAGTVLVRGLPDVATTFNGREFFTTNDRSLHMQDFPAGVIAGIEVYKSGTSDLIEPGLGGLINLRSRRPFDVKDTEIAGEVRGSYNTQSKAYDPSANLVVTKRWDTAIGEIGALANVSFVRMTYRNADRYADSAIITPMAWNPSNPVKVTTPGVGMFNFPANAGNFYEKGVRDRPAFNGTLQWRPNDKLELYAEGLWQAYRGDVTTDAFNVNFERPDLAGVSPTLSNVVLVEGEPLKAASFTKTGGYVPEFWRKAQEDKTNTYQGALGFKWKGDRAVVSGDFAYTSSKYQSNQVNIDAQLASAPTINVQFDVDGTAIFNLGDYDIANPANYVWRGLYQRDYVEKGDGVQGRLDLDWDTHSSWLPTIKVGVRASDRDASSQNNDRYAYTAPLNIPLASLPTGALEMISNGFGDDGQQFRQWLMPTWDAMRDNDEALRQRAFDLTGQANYATAEIPNNPLGGFTAKEATYAAYAQGKYQFDLGAYPVDGAIGVRVVNTDGQYSGFSNVTGANGAAQIVPQSVSQNYVDVLPSIQSRIRFTPEFQLRLAVNKTRTRPSFGQLNPSLNITINSTGLDGAAPHYTATGSGGNPDLKPLTSINYDASFEYYFAKSGSATLALFYHDLDGFISYYTRDVTDPTYGLIQLSRPENAGKGRVLGAEANFQTFFTFLPGWWSGFGVQTNLTYLDGTYALPQTLGESARQVKIPGVSKWAYNLTGFYEKGPFAARLSYNHRSEYVDNYNRNTNEELYAGQLTRAVNRLDLSTSYELSKGFTLVGNVSNILGTPFKTYRNYSETQAFGRDLRVEGRYISLGLRFKM; encoded by the coding sequence ATGCCTAGGACCATTCGCGCCCTGTTCTGTTCCGCGTCGCTGGTGTCGCTATTGGCCGTCTCGCCGGCCTTCGCCCAGCAGACCGACGACAAGCCCGCCAAGCCGGTCGACGACTCCACGGTCGAAGAGGTCGTGGTCACCGGCTTCCGCGCCGCCCTCGGCTCGGCCCAGGAGGTCAAACGCAATTCCGACGCCATGGTCGATGCGATCGTCTCCGAGGACATCGGCAAGCTGCCGGACAATAACGCTTCCGAAGCCTTGTCGCGCGTCGTCGGCGTCCAGGTCACCCGCTACAACGACGAGGCCGGCACGGTGCTGGTGCGCGGCCTTCCGGACGTGGCCACCACCTTCAATGGCCGTGAGTTCTTTACGACCAACGACCGCTCGCTGCACATGCAGGACTTTCCGGCCGGCGTGATCGCCGGCATCGAGGTGTACAAGTCCGGCACCTCGGACCTGATCGAGCCCGGCCTTGGCGGGCTGATCAACCTGCGCTCGCGCCGGCCCTTCGATGTCAAGGACACCGAGATCGCCGGCGAAGTGCGCGGGTCGTACAACACCCAATCCAAGGCCTATGACCCCTCGGCCAACCTCGTGGTGACCAAGCGCTGGGACACGGCCATCGGCGAGATCGGCGCCTTGGCCAATGTCAGCTTCGTGCGCATGACCTATCGCAACGCCGACCGCTACGCCGACTCCGCCATCATCACGCCGATGGCCTGGAACCCCAGCAATCCCGTCAAGGTGACGACACCGGGCGTGGGGATGTTCAACTTCCCAGCCAATGCCGGCAACTTCTACGAAAAGGGCGTGCGCGATCGCCCCGCCTTCAATGGCACCCTGCAATGGCGCCCCAACGACAAGCTGGAGCTCTATGCCGAAGGGCTTTGGCAAGCCTATCGCGGCGACGTCACGACCGATGCGTTCAATGTCAACTTCGAACGGCCGGATCTGGCCGGCGTGTCACCGACCCTGAGCAACGTGGTCCTAGTCGAGGGCGAGCCGCTGAAAGCGGCCAGCTTCACCAAGACCGGCGGCTACGTGCCGGAATTCTGGCGGAAGGCTCAGGAAGACAAGACCAACACCTACCAGGGCGCGCTCGGCTTCAAATGGAAGGGCGATCGCGCCGTGGTGTCAGGCGACTTCGCCTACACCTCCAGCAAATACCAGTCCAACCAGGTCAATATCGACGCCCAGTTGGCCAGCGCGCCGACCATCAACGTCCAGTTCGATGTCGACGGGACGGCCATCTTCAATCTGGGGGACTATGACATCGCCAATCCCGCCAACTATGTGTGGCGCGGCCTCTACCAGCGCGACTATGTCGAAAAGGGCGACGGCGTCCAGGGCCGGCTGGACCTGGACTGGGACACCCACAGTTCCTGGCTGCCGACCATCAAGGTCGGAGTGCGCGCCAGCGACCGCGACGCAAGCTCCCAGAACAACGACCGCTACGCCTACACAGCGCCGCTGAACATTCCCTTGGCGAGCCTGCCGACCGGGGCGTTGGAGATGATCTCCAACGGCTTTGGCGACGACGGCCAACAGTTCAGGCAGTGGCTGATGCCGACGTGGGACGCCATGCGCGACAATGACGAGGCGCTGCGTCAGCGCGCCTTCGACCTGACGGGCCAGGCCAACTACGCCACTGCGGAGATCCCCAACAACCCCCTAGGCGGCTTCACGGCCAAGGAAGCCACCTACGCGGCCTACGCCCAGGGCAAGTATCAGTTCGACCTGGGCGCCTATCCGGTGGACGGCGCGATCGGCGTTCGCGTCGTCAACACCGATGGCCAGTATTCCGGCTTCTCCAATGTCACCGGGGCCAATGGCGCCGCGCAGATCGTCCCGCAGTCGGTGTCGCAAAACTATGTCGACGTCTTGCCGTCCATCCAGTCGCGCATCCGGTTTACGCCCGAGTTCCAGCTGCGCCTGGCGGTCAACAAGACGCGGACGCGGCCAAGCTTTGGGCAGCTGAACCCCTCGCTCAACATCACCATCAACAGCACCGGTCTGGACGGCGCTGCGCCGCACTACACCGCTACCGGCAGCGGCGGCAATCCTGACCTGAAGCCGCTCACGTCGATCAATTACGACGCCTCGTTCGAGTATTACTTCGCCAAGAGCGGCTCGGCGACGCTGGCGCTCTTCTACCACGATCTGGACGGCTTCATCAGCTACTACACCCGCGATGTCACCGATCCGACCTATGGCCTGATCCAGCTGAGCCGGCCGGAAAACGCCGGCAAGGGCCGGGTGCTGGGGGCGGAAGCCAACTTCCAGACCTTCTTCACCTTCCTGCCGGGCTGGTGGTCGGGCTTTGGCGTCCAGACCAACCTGACCTACCTCGACGGGACCTATGCCTTGCCCCAGACGCTGGGCGAGTCCGCACGCCAGGTGAAGATCCCCGGCGTGTCCAAGTGGGCCTACAATCTCACCGGCTTCTACGAAAAGGGGCCGTTCGCCGCGCGGCTCTCGTACAACCATCGTTCCGAGTACGTGGACAACTACAACCGCAACACCAACGAAGAGCTCTATGCCGGCCAGCTGACGCGGGCGGTGAACCGTCTGGACCTGTCAACGTCGTATGAGCTTTCGAAGGGCTTCACGCTGGTCGGCAACGTCAGCAACATTCTCGGCACGCCCTTCAAGACCTACCGCAACTACAGCGAAACGCAGGCCTTCGGCCGGGATCTGCGGGTCGAGGGCCGCTACATCAGCCTGGGCCTGCGCTTCAAGATGTAG
- a CDS encoding ROK family transcriptional regulator: protein MARGSNSNGVRRYNERLVLSTIRRLNGASKAELARITGLSPQAALRIVEDLEADGLLVVAGRRTGGMGQPSTIYKINGENGYTIGVEIGRNRLTCVLLNFDGVVLATQSRAMTFPDRSVVIDEVVEFARTQLAALKPEQRDAFLGVGIAMPWFIGAWREEIGVSVAQAREWSGDDVEHAFRSALSCPVFFENDGNAAALAELLCGVGLGVENYLYFHIGAFVGGGLVIGGQIHQGRHGNAAALASMPVPGENGQDFLLHRASLYSLEAALGSGNDEAARETWLATCAQALAFVVLSTNSLLDLDAIILSGALDAGMVEALADRVKANIAATAPIDFFKPQLLIGALREAAPAVGAGLLPLYASYSPNLGSLLKGDGN, encoded by the coding sequence ATGGCGCGCGGCAGCAATTCCAATGGCGTACGCCGCTACAACGAACGTCTGGTGCTCTCCACGATCCGCCGGTTGAATGGAGCCTCGAAGGCCGAGCTCGCCAGGATAACCGGCCTGTCTCCGCAAGCGGCGCTTCGCATCGTGGAGGATTTGGAAGCCGATGGCCTGCTCGTGGTCGCCGGCCGCCGCACGGGCGGCATGGGGCAGCCCTCGACGATCTACAAGATTAATGGCGAAAACGGCTATACGATCGGCGTGGAGATCGGCCGCAACCGGCTCACTTGCGTCCTGCTCAATTTCGACGGCGTGGTTTTGGCTACGCAATCGCGGGCCATGACCTTTCCCGACCGATCGGTGGTCATCGACGAAGTCGTCGAGTTCGCGCGGACCCAGTTAGCGGCCTTGAAGCCGGAACAGCGGGACGCGTTCCTGGGGGTGGGCATCGCCATGCCTTGGTTTATCGGGGCCTGGCGGGAGGAAATCGGCGTTTCGGTGGCTCAGGCTCGCGAATGGAGCGGCGATGACGTCGAGCACGCCTTCCGCTCGGCCCTGAGCTGCCCTGTGTTTTTCGAGAACGACGGCAACGCCGCAGCTCTGGCCGAACTGCTTTGCGGGGTCGGATTGGGGGTCGAAAACTACCTCTACTTCCACATCGGCGCCTTCGTCGGCGGCGGGCTGGTGATCGGTGGCCAGATCCACCAGGGGCGCCACGGCAACGCCGCGGCCCTGGCGTCAATGCCGGTCCCGGGCGAAAACGGGCAGGACTTTCTGCTGCATCGAGCCTCGCTCTACAGCCTGGAAGCCGCCCTCGGTTCGGGAAACGACGAGGCCGCCCGCGAGACGTGGCTGGCGACTTGCGCGCAGGCGCTGGCCTTCGTCGTTCTGAGCACCAACAGCCTTTTGGACCTCGACGCGATCATTCTCAGCGGCGCGCTTGACGCCGGCATGGTTGAGGCGCTCGCCGACCGGGTTAAGGCCAACATCGCCGCGACCGCGCCGATTGACTTCTTCAAGCCCCAACTTCTGATTGGAGCTCTCCGCGAAGCCGCGCCGGCGGTGGGGGCAGGGCTCCTGCCGCTTTATGCCAGCTACAGTCCCAACCTCGGATCGCTGCTGAAAGGCGACGGAAACTAA